CTGCTCTCACCAAAGTACTGCATGTCATTGACATATCTGGAAATAATCTCTCCATTGCCGTCCAGAAGTAACAACATCCCTTCCTCCTTCGGCAGATCTTTAACAAGAGAATCCATCAGTTTTGAATTAGGAATATAACTTCTGATATAATAATTGACTTTCTGCTCTGAAGTTTCCGGTTTGATGGATGGGCTGTAATTTGTCAAATATATTCCGGAATTCTTATCAACATATATCTGTTTATAGTCAAAGAAGTTATCTGCCTCATAGATATCTTTTATGGGATTGTTTCCGCTGACTACTATTTTCAGGTTACTGAAATACACTTTAATGGAACTTACATTGCTGTGCAGAATACCGATTTCATTAAGCCTGTCTGACAACTGAATGATGCGTTCATAGCGTTCATAAGGACTCATGCTACCCCAGATCATGTCAAATTCAGCAATTTCATCGCCATGTATCAGATTGCTTTGGATTAATAACAGGCTGTCCACCTGCTGCTCCAGGTTGTCTTTCCAAACCGTTACCTTTGTGTCCATCTGCTCCATGACTTTCTCTGTAAGAACCTTTTTACTGTACTGATTACTGAGCAGACCGATTAAAAAGAAACTTGCACAGATTATCAGCATGGGAATCAACATTTTATAAAATGATTTCGGTTCAGAAAAATGTTTCACACTTTTTACCTATCCTTTCACGGATCCGAGTGTCATGCCTTTCACAAAGTATCTCTGAAGAAATGGATAAGCAGCCATGATCGGCAGCATAGATAAAAATATCTGCGCACATTTTATCGTCCTGTCTGATATTAACGCCAGTGCATCCATATCAATAGCGCTGGTTGCTGTTGTTGCATCAATGAGAACTGTATTCAGATAGCTTTGTAATGGATACTGCGCAGGCGTATTTATATATATGATTCCATCAAACCATGAATTCCAATGGAATACAATAGCAAAAAGACATACCGTTGCCATGGATGCTTTTGAAATCGGGATAAATATCTTCATCAATATCTGCCACTGGCTTGCTCCGTCCACAATCGCTGCTTCTTCCAGTTCTTCGGGAACGGCCCGAAAGAAATTGAGCATAAGTACTACACTGAACACCGGTACTGCACCCGGTAATATAAGCGCCCATATAGACCCCAACAGCCCCGCGCTTTTTACTGTCATGAAGGTTGGAATCAAGCCTCCATTTATCAGCATAGTCAAAAAGAAAAACCAGGTATAGGCAGTCCTTCCGTGGAACCTTTTATTGCTTTTAGATAATGGGTACGCTGAAATGACACATAGGAACACATTGACGCTTACACCCAATATACACCGTAAGATAGTAACCCCCATAGATCTCCAAAAGGCTGTTTTTCCAAGCACATATTTATAGGATTCCAGTGAAAATTCAACCGGCCAGAATGCCACTTTACCTCCCGCTACAGCGGTATTGCTGCTGAGCGATGTGGCCAGAACATTTATAATCGGCAGGATACAGATGAGTGCCAGCAGGATCAATATCAGTGCATTGATGAAAGTGAATATCTTTGAACCTGCGGATGTCTTTATTTTACTTTTACTTTTTTTCATTTCATGCATCCCCCTAAAAGATACGATAATCAAAGAATTTATACGCTACATAATATGATACGGAGATGAACAGGCAGGATACGGCAGATTTAAAAACGCCCAAAGCAGTTGCCGGACCAAACTGTGCATCTATAAGACCGATTCTGTATATGAACGTATCCAGAATATCTCCGCTTGAATAAACCTGTGGACTTATCAGATTCTGCACCTGGTCGAAACCGGCATTCAACACATTTCCCAAAGCAAGGACACTCATAAGAACTACTACCATACGAATACCCGGAAGCGTAATATGCCACATCTTCTGCAGACGCCCCGCTCCATCCATTGTAGCCGCCTCATACAGGCTGGTATCGACTCCTGTAATAGCCGCCAGATACACTATGGTTCCAAAACCGAACGATTTCCATATATCCGTCCAAATCAAAGTTGGCTGAAAGAGTTTATTGCTCCCAAGAAAAAATGGCGGGTCCACACCAATTACACGCAGCATCTGCGCAACCACCCCACCTGAAGGTGACAGGATATCAATCAATATTCCTGCAAAAATAACCCATGATAGAAAATAAGGCAGGTAAATCGCCGTCTGTACGGACCTGCGCAGTTTTGAAGACCTTACTTCATTGAGCATTAATGCTACAATTACAGGAATTATAATACCCAGAATAATTTTCCAGAATGCAATAATAATTGTATTTTTGAGAGCCGTCATTGCTCCCGGCATATTAATCAAATATGTAAAGTTATCAAGCCCATTCCATATCTGATCACCAAAGAGTCCCTTTGCCGGTATGAATTTCTGAAACGCTATCTTCATTCCGAGCATTGGTATATAGCTGAATATAAAGGTGATTAGAATGCCCGGAAGAAGCATTAGATGGAATGGCAGCTCTTTTTTTAACTTTAATATCCCACTTTTTTTATTTTTCACTATTTACTCCTTTCAAAAAGCGGGAATCAGTTTTCAGCCTATCCCGCTCCTCTTCATTGAAACTACTGAACGGATGTATACCATTCGTTTACTTCTTTCGTAATATCCTCTCCGCCAAGCTTATTAAATTCTTTCACGAATTTATCAAATTCATTAATATCTGCTTCGCCGATGATAATTTTATTGAATGTCTCATTTCTCATCTTCTCAAGGGTAGACATTTTCTCTGTCATAGTAGGCGTAGGTGCACCTACAAATTTGTTCATTATAATATGACCACTATCTTTCATTTCTTTGATGGAAGCATAAGAAGTCGGAGCAGGACCATAGATACGCTCCCAGCCATAGAATTGTTTTCCGTCTTCACTTCCAGAATAATACTTATCAAGCTTACTGTAAATAGTTTTTGCTTCACCGGTCAACTGATCCGTTGTCTTGTTTTTCATTGCTTCCTGAATCTGGTCATACGCATCGAAATTCTTGAGCGGAAGGTTTGGCATTACAGGTGAAAATTTCCAAAGACTCCCTGCATCTTCAGGTGCATAATATTTTGCATTGTCACCGGTTTTTCCCCAGCATTTTTCCATGAATACATTGGCCATCTTAATCACTGCCTCAGGATGTTTAAAATCCTTTCTCACTACAAGCCACTGGTTCGTTGCGAGGTTTACTTCCGCAGTTCCCATATCACCGTCTGTTCCCGGAATCGGATACGCCGACCATTTTGCATTCTCGTCATTGTTATAGTTTTCCTGCGGCTGTACAAGTCCCAGCCATTGCGGTCCATAACTCATTCCACTTTGACCTACTACAGCAGGTTCTCCCGCTTTGTTGTCATCCATGACACCAAATTCCGGATTTATCTTTTTATCCACATACAGTTTCTGCAGTACCTCCAGAGCGTCCTTACATTCATCCTGCACAGCCCCGTATTCCAATTTCCCGTCTTTCTCAATCCAAATACTGGGATAAGCACCATAGGAGTTAAAGAAGCCTTTCAGGCATCCATATCCGCCTTCAAAGATCGAAGGAGTCCCATGTGCCGCCAGTCCATAGGTATCATCCTTTCCATTTCCATCCGGATCTTCTTTCGTGAACTTGTCAATTACATTCATCAGCTCATCTGTTGTCTTTGGGGCTTCAAGGTTGAGTTTATCCAGCCAGTCATCCCGTATCCAAAGCAGGTCACCTGAATCATAAGAGCCAAAAGTAACAGGAATGCCATACAGCCCGCCATCAATCTGTGCTGCCATGAATGGCTCTTCCCCTTCCTGTTTCATACTCTCCTTTGTAAAATCAGCCGCGTATGACTCATATACATCCGAGAGATCCTGTATCAGCCCCGACTCGGCAAGCTGTGTCATCTGTGTTGCATCCACGGCCATAACATCCGGCAGATCTCCACTTGCAATTGTTACATTAACCTTCTGCTTGTATGCATCGCCTTTTACGACCCAATCATATACGACCTTGATACCCAACTCCTCCTTGAATGTATCCAGCCACAAATTATCATCCATAGACTGTCCGATTGCGGACTCATAGCCTTCCAGCACGTCTTCCGTGCTCCTTGCAAAATGTATGTCAATTGGATCCGCATATTTTCCAAAGGGATCCGCAGGTCCTGTAGATTCTGCTGATTTTGTCTTATCTTCCTGCTTTTCATTATCATCAGATTTTCCACATGCAGCCAAACTTCCAACTGTCATAACAACTGCCAACCCAAAGCACATCATTCTCTTCTTTCTCATAAATTCTCTTCCTTTCCTGCAGCTTTATGCCTTATTTGAGTAATTCCACTGAGGGCCCTTCAAGTGAACTTTACTATACATTAATCATAGATCCTTCTTTCCACTATCACAATTGTACATTTCTCATATTTCTTTCACATTTGATACTTTTTCACAGTTTAAAAGTAGGCTGCCACATCACGCGGCAGCCTACTTTATATTCACAGAACTGTCTTCTGTTCATTTCAGTGCTCTTTCTCAGCTCTATTCGTTTATTCTTCATGCACTTTCAGGAGCAGCATACCACATTATTTTATTCGATTCAATCACTACTTTACATTTTTCGCAGGGGGATATATTATAATACTAGTATAGGCGGCATTAAATAACTTGCTGATTCGATGAGGATGATTTCGTGAGAACCGTGATGGAAAAACAGCTATGCAGATATAATAGCCGGTGCTGTAAAAGAGGAACCATGACTAACAGAAAATATTGTAGTGTAGGGAAGGAAACCCCGTATGAACTTGGAAAAAATACACCATATTGCAATTATCGTATCAGACTATGAAGTGTCAAAAAAATTTTATACAGAGCTTCTCGGATTTAAAGTAATCCGGGAAAACTTTCGGGCGGACAGGGGGGATTATAAATTGGATCTTGCGCTGGACGGATGTGAACTGGAACTATTCTCCGGTAAAAATAATCCAAAACGGGCAAGTTACCCTGAAGCATATGGCCTGAGACATCTTGCCTTTTTTGTGGAGGATATGGATGCAGTAATAAAAGAGCTAAACCGAAAAGGAATCGAGACAGAGCCTGTAAGGGTGGACGAGTTTACAGGTAAAAAGATGACTTTTTTTAAAGATCCGGATGGGCTTCCATTGGAGCTGCATGAATAAGTAACAGATAAAAAAGAGAAAGGCGTATTATAATTATGGAGAATAAAATCACAAGAGAAGAAGCATTTACGTTACTTAAAAAGTATAATAAGGAACCATTCCATATTCAACATGCCCTTACAGTAGAGGGTGTTATGCGCTGGTATGCCAATGAACTGGGATACCAGGAGGAAGCTGAATACTGGGCGATCACCGGTTTACTGCATGATATTGATTTTGAACTTTACCCCGAAGAGCACTGCAAAAAGGCGCCTGCGCTTTTGAGAGAAGGCCATGTGGGCGAGGACATGATTCACTCTGTTTGTTCTCACGGTTTCGGCATTTGCAGCGACGTAGAACCGGAGCACGAGATGGAGAAGGTCTTATTTGCAGCAGATGAACTGACCGGCCTGATCGGTGCTGCAGCTTTGATGCGGCCTTCAAAAAGCGTAATGGATATGGAAGCTTCCAGCGTAAAAAAGAAGTTTAAGGACAAAAAGTTTGCAGCAGGATGTTCCAGAGATATCATCCGGCAGGGGGCGGAAAATCTTGGATGGGAGTTAAATGATCTCTTTGAAAAAACCATACTGGCCATGCGTTCCTGTGAAGAAAGTATAGGCAGGGAGATGGAAAAGTATCACTCATAGTTACTTACTTCTTTATTTTCCAATCTGTCCTTCAATCGAATTTACATTTATCATACAAGTGTCCGAATATGTTTTGTTGTCAATACAAAAAAAAATCAAGAAGGGGCTGCGCACTGCTGATTTTAATCAGCTAGTGCGACAGCACCTCTGGGGTGACATACATTTTCATTCTATTCTTCATATTAATTTCTCCTCTTCCACTCCTTTTTAGTACACTTTTGTGTTCCATTGCATTTTTCGTGGAATATCGCAAGAAAAGCTTTGTCAACTGGGCGAAACAGTTACAGGAGAAAATTGAAAATGATACGCAGAACTTTACAGATGAGGCCCAGCATCAGGAAGCCGTCACAAATGTGGCAACTGAGCTGGAAGATATCAAAAATCATTTGGTAGATGATCGTACGGCCGTAACACGATATAGAAAACAATAAATTTTGTTATTGACATATGTCACTAAAGTCGTATAATAATATTGACATATGCCAATAATGAAGTTGGGGGAAATGAGGTGATAAAATGGCAAGACCCCGGAAGCATCGGCGTGTATGTTCACATCCACGATGCACCAGCTTCAAGCCATGCGGAAGGGATGGACAGGCAGTCTCAATGACCCTTGACGAATATGAGGTTATTCGCCTGATTGACTTGGAAGGATTAACCCAGGAACAGTGTGCGGAACAGATGGAGGTTGCCCGGACCACGGTTCAGGCGATTTATGCCAGCGCCAGAAAAGCACTGGCTCAGTGTATTGTTGAGGGACGTCCTCTACAAATTGGCGGCGGCGATGTGCACATTTGCGAGCACCATACTCCATCCTGTGGCAAAGGCTGCTGTAGATGGAAAGATTCACAAAGCGAAACGTAAGGATTGAACTTTTTGCAAATGGAGGAAAAAGCATGAGAATCGCAGTAACATATGAGGACGGAAAGATATTTCAGCACTTTGGCCACACGGAACAGTTTAAGGTCTATGACATTGAGGACGATAAGATTCATCTGACTTCCATGTTAGATACAAATGGCAGCGGACATGGTGCATTGGCCGGCATGTTGAAGGAAAACAGGGTTACCACCCTGATTTGCGGCGGGATTGGTGACGGTGCGAAACGTGCCTTGGCTGAAGCCGGCATTAAGTTATACGGCGGCGTTTCCGGAGATGCAGATCAGGCCGTTCATGGCTTACTGGCCGGCAGTTTGAAGTACAATCCTGATGTGGCGTGCAGCCACCACGGTGAACATCATCACGAAGAAGGGCATAGCTGCAGCGGCCACGGTGAACACCACTGTCACGTATAATCGGAAAATATAATTTTCGCCTTCGTTTATTAAAAACAGCAGCACCTGCTCTTCCGCTCAGGGAATGATAGGTACTGCTGTTTTATTCCAGATAATTTCAAAAATGATTGACTACAGAATCCCTCGACCTCCAGTACAAACTTTTCGGTAATCAATTCCGAGAGAAATTCCTCAGCGCAATCAAATCCTTTATATCACGCAATATGTTATTGTTTACTTATCGCAAAGTGGAATTAAAAACTCAGCTTCAGTGGCCATGGAAATGCCAATCTCAACACCATCAGGTACAAGCCCATTTATTGTAGGTTAAATAGCATGAAAACGCTCTCATAAAAGAAAAGGTGTATCAATACCTGTTGCTTCTCCTACTGGTATTTGTTCAGATATGGAAACCTTTGTGGTCAAGCCATAATACAGCTCCTGCTTCTCTATGCGCTTCCGAGTAATCTCAATCACAATACCATCGGCGATAAGGGGAATATCTTCATCTATCTGTACATAACGAAGCTGTAGGTCAGGCTTGTTCATCTGGTTAAGCGGAATCAACTTTACACGGTATTCGTCCGGGGTAATACCAAACGTTTCCTTAAATGCCCTGGTAAAATTGGCATGTCCACAAAAGCCATATTCTGTAGCAATATCTATAATCCGCTTCGCATTTTTAAGAGCCTGTGCGGATTGTGCCAACCTTCGCAACCGTATATACTGGGACACCGATTTTCCCACGAGCCGCTTAAACAGCCTTTGGTAATAGTATGGGGACAAACCGGCTATATCTGGAGGATGATTTCATGAAATCCGTGATGGCAAAATATAGCCGTAGCGGGCTGCGGCGAGGCTTTGTCATTTTCGGCAATGGCATAAAATCCTCAATCTGCCCTTCCTTGATCTCTTCAATAAGGTCTCGTTTTCTCACTCCATCCAATCTCTGACGAACTGGAAATTGCGGGATTCTACTGCACTGTAAATCCAGTCCATACAATATGGTTATATTGCATTACATCATTTGCTTTTTTCATGCCAAGCTTTTCATAGAATGGAATGGCATTTTCATTTGCTATCAGATATACCGCAATATCCTTTTCACCACCCGCTTTATCATGCGCAGCTTTCATCGTAAACGCAACGATTAGGAAAGTTTCTTTCAATTCACATCATATGGATTTTATCCTTTACACAATTTATCTGATTCTTTTTTCCTTATGCTGCTAACACTTTACGTATTTTAATTTTTCTGTTTCTTACATATATGTGACTGTTTCCGAAGTTTTTTTACGCTGTGTATGCGTGGCAAGCGCTCCTGTTCCTTCCGCTGCATAACCGATGTCAAGAATCATAAGCACCTCCTCATTATCAGGAAGTCCCAATTCTTTCGCAGTTACTTCCGGATCAAAGAAATTAACCCAGCAGCTCTCAACTCCTGCTGCCTTTGCAGCCAACATCATATGGGTTGCAACAATGGTTGCATCCTCAATTCCAGAATCACGTTTTTCACCGGGATAAGTAAATACATTGTTCTTATCAAATGCCACAACGATAACAATAGGGGCTCCATATCTGCAGGGAGTCACCTTGTCAATTTTCGTAAGTCCATCCTGCGACTGAACAACATAGATGCGCTGCTCCTGGAGATTTTTTGCTGTTGGTGCCAGCCTTCCCGCTTCAAGGATTGCCTCCAGTTGTTCCTTAGCAATCGGACGCTGATCAAATTTTTTACAAGCATAACGATTCTTAATTACTTCAAAAAATTCCATTTTATTTTCCCTCCATCTATTTTAATAATCTCTCGGAATCTCTAAGCCAGTAAATTCAAGGCTTTCAGATCCCTTTTTTATTAAAATCCCCCACTTTTTTGTCAAAAAACACTTGACAGTTTACTCGAAAAATGCGGCGCTTCGCGCCTATTGATCAATAAGTACCGTTCGCTTGCGGGCGGCACACATTTTTCGATTGGAGGCGATTTTTTGTTACCTGTTAACTCTGGCGGTCATTCCGCCTATCAAGACTTTGTTCTTGAAAATCTTCGTAAATACTATCCTAATCCTGATTCTATTGCTCGTTCTACCTGGGATATCATTGATCGGTTTTGGAACCTTGACCTTTCCTTCACGGATGAATTCATGAGAGATAAATACTCCGTTTTTGGACCCAAACCAAGAACCCCTTCCTGCATGCAGCGTTCCTATCTGTTGTCGATTGATTTCAAAGTATCTTCGCTGACTGATTGGGCTGCTCAACTTAAAATCAACCCTCTCTATGCCATCTTAAGCGGCTTTGAATTCGGTGACACTCCTGGTGTTGGCACCTTTTATGATTTCCTAAATCGCTTATGGGATTCCGATGATAATCATCTTTCTCCGCATATACATCCTCTCAAGGCGAAGGTAAAGAAACCTAAGACAAAAGGTACCAAAGCTGATTCTGTTGAAAAGGTCAAAGTGGAACAACTACTTCCACAATTAGAGAACACTGCCTTTGACATCAAGGATCAACCATATGGTTCTCTTTTCCTCCTTTATCAAAAAGAAATCCTATATCAGTCTGTTTCCAAAGGGCTTATCGATACCCAATCACTTGCCCTGGCTGGCGACGGAACTCCTGTCGTAACATCTCACAGAGAGCGTAAACATCGTGTCTGCAGCTGTGCTTCTAAAGGCATTACTGACTGCAAATGTGACAGATATTTTTCTCAGCCTGATTGCGATATCGGTTGGGACTCATCCAGAGATTGTTCTTACCACGGCTATGACCTTTACATGCTCGTCGCTTCAGAAAGCGATCTGCCAGTTTTTCCATTGCTTAATCCAGCTTCAAAGCATGATTCACACGGATTTTTGCTTAACTTCTTCAGAATGAAGAGTTTTCTTCCTGACTTTACTATCACAAAGATGCTTCTGGATTCTGCACACGATGCAATGCCTTACTATGAGTATTTCAGACGGGCACATATCACACCTTTTATTGATTTGAATGGTAAAGGTGGCGTGAAGCTGCCTTACAAGGACGACTTCACCATTGGCAAAGATGGGGTTCCTGTATGCAGAGAAGGCAGACGTATGAACCATGATGGCTCTGAGCCTTCAAAATATCGTGTGAAATTCAGATGCCCTTTAGCCAGCAGAAAATATAGCTGTTCCTGTGAACACCCCTGCTCTGATTCTAAATATGGAAGAACCGTACATGTGGCAATGAAGGATAATCCAAGACTGTTTAATATTCCACCTCGTGACTCTGATGAATGGAAACTTGAGTATCATGCAAGAACTTCTGCAGAACGTTCGAATAAACGTGAGAAATTAGACTTTAAATTAGAAGACGGCAGACACCGCTCAACTAAGATGTGGTACTGCCGCCTCTATCACATCCTGATGTTACAACATCTGGATGCCTGGGATATGCCTTTTGAATCCGCCCTGCGAAAGTTGATTCTACAAGCAGCATAATCCGTTTTTATTATAACAAATTTTTTAGGCATAGCGACAGTTATGTCTATTTCTCATACTCTTTTTTTATTTCATGGATAATATTTACTTTTCAATGTCCTGTTGCCAGCAGTGCTGGCATGATCAATCAGAATTCCGAGAGATCATTTTATGTTTTGCCTTAACATCCTGATTTTTTTCTTTACCACCATTATAAAATGAAGATAAAAGTTTCGCAAGGCACAAAATAATAATAATGGTTTAAAAAATAGCAGCTAATGCTTAGCGTCATCTTTTTGCCTGCTCCATACAGCTTTTAACCGCCTCTTTTATCGCCTCGCTGGTAATGGTCGCTGAACTGACTGCATCCACTTCAAATGTCTGCTCTTCTACAACCTTTTTCTGCAGTTCATCAATTACTCTTCCGCCAATTTCTTCCGTTTCATTTTCATCTGTTACAATTACAGATAGAATCGAATCCTTGTCAAATTCCACTTCCACCACCACATCTCCTGCATACCCCGCCCCGGAAGCAGTATAAGTTCCTGGTTTATAAATCCCGGAGGAATTACTGCATCCGGCAAATATTGCCGCCATACACAGACCAGCCACAACTAAATTTATTCTTTTTCTTACTGTAATCACGCTCTTCATTATGAAATCTCCTCTCTTCCCTTTTTCTTTATCCTCTCACCGTCAAACGTCTGTCCATGTACCCCATAAGGTAAAAATACAGGTACATTCAGCTTTGGATGTTGTATGACTTCCGCTTCTACCTCAAAGACCTCCTGAAGCATCTTCGATGTAATGATTTCTTCCGGCATACCAAAACTGTATTTCTTCCCGTCCTTTATTGTTACGAGATAATCTGAAAACATAATGGCATGATTCAAATCATGTAAAACCATAACAACAGTTATGCCCTGCTGTATATTAAGTTCTCTCAAAAGCTGCAGTATCTCCAGCTGATGTGAGATATCGAGATAGGTTGTTGGTTCATCCAAAAAAAGGATTCCTGTCTTTTGAGCCAAAGCCATGGCAATAAAAGCTCTCTGTTTCTGTCCTCCTGATAATTGCTCCACATTTTTCCCCGCCAGCTCTCTCATATTGGTACAGTCCAATGCCCATTGAACGATTTCTTCGTCCTTTACCGTAAGACCTGACAGCCCTGACCGATGTGGAAAACGTCCATATTCCGCCAGATCTCTGACTGTGATTCCCGAAGGAGTCTGGGTTTCCTGGGGGAGTAGTGCCAGTCTTTGCGCTACCTGTTTTGCCGACATTTTTTGGATATTTTTTCCTTCCAGATATACCTCTCCGCCGCTTGGCGAAAGCAGCCTGGACATAGCCTTCAAAATCGTGGATTTTCCGGAACCATTGGCACCTATCAATGTCGTAATTTGCCCCTCCGGGATTTTAATATCAAAATCACGAAAAACAGGCGTATTATTATATCCTGCAGATAATTTCTGCGCCGTTATACAATCATGCATCCACATTACATCCTTACATCTGCTTTCCAAGTAAGTACAAAAAATACGGCGCTGCCAGAACAGAAATAACAATCCCCACGGGTATTTCAACGGAGGGAATCAGGCACCGCCCCAATGTATCCGCCAGCAAAAGTAAAAGTCCTCCTGTCAGCATAGACGCCAAAAGAAGTACCCGGTGCCTGGCACCTGCAAATTGCCTGGCTATATGAGGAGCTACCAGTCCGATAAAGCCAATCCCTCCGCTGACGGACACACAGCTCGCCGCCAGACCTACCGCCGACAATAAAAGAAGTTTTCTCTCTCTTTCTATCGAAACTCCCAGCGCTCCGGCTGCATCTTCCCCAAGAAAAAGCAAGTCTAAAACATTTGCCCTTGAGAACAACAGAGGAACCATTACACGTAAATATGGTATCAGAGACTTAACCTGATGCCAGCTTGTTCCCCATATATTCCCGGAAAGCCACCGGGTCACCAGCTGATAGCTGCTGTTTTGCATATTTGATGACATAATAAGCATCAGGGAAGAAAAGCCTGCCGATACGCCGATTCCTCCCAGCAATAAATAAGCAGGCCTTATTTTCCCGTTTCTTTTTGAAAACCGGTATAACAGAAATGCGGCCAGAAGGCCTCCTGCCATAGCAAACAGCGGCTGATACAACATAGTTTTTACATGCAGGGAAGGAAATAGGATAAGGAAAAGCATTACCATAAAACCCGCTCCGGCGTTAATGCCGAGAATTCCCGGATCTGCCAGTGGATTTTCAGTGACAGCCTGAAGTGTACATCCGGAAAGAGCCAGCCCCATGCCGCAAAGAAGCGCAAGAATAATTCTGGGCAGACGGATCTGCATACGGACAATGGATAAGCTGGAATATCCCAGATTAAAAGATAAAAACACAGCTGCAAGGATCGCGGTCAGAAGAGCAGCTAAAACTAAAGCTTGTCTTTTCCTTGTCATAAAACAGCTCCTTTTCTTTGCCACGTGAGTCCCAGGAAAACAGGAACCCCGATTGCCGATACCAATGCACCTACAGGGGTATCGAAGGGTGCGTAGATCA
The window above is part of the Novisyntrophococcus fermenticellae genome. Proteins encoded here:
- a CDS encoding ABC transporter ATP-binding protein gives rise to the protein MHDCITAQKLSAGYNNTPVFRDFDIKIPEGQITTLIGANGSGKSTILKAMSRLLSPSGGEVYLEGKNIQKMSAKQVAQRLALLPQETQTPSGITVRDLAEYGRFPHRSGLSGLTVKDEEIVQWALDCTNMRELAGKNVEQLSGGQKQRAFIAMALAQKTGILFLDEPTTYLDISHQLEILQLLRELNIQQGITVVMVLHDLNHAIMFSDYLVTIKDGKKYSFGMPEEIITSKMLQEVFEVEAEVIQHPKLNVPVFLPYGVHGQTFDGERIKKKGREEIS
- a CDS encoding FecCD family ABC transporter permease; this translates as MTRKRQALVLAALLTAILAAVFLSFNLGYSSLSIVRMQIRLPRIILALLCGMGLALSGCTLQAVTENPLADPGILGINAGAGFMVMLFLILFPSLHVKTMLYQPLFAMAGGLLAAFLLYRFSKRNGKIRPAYLLLGGIGVSAGFSSLMLIMSSNMQNSSYQLVTRWLSGNIWGTSWHQVKSLIPYLRVMVPLLFSRANVLDLLFLGEDAAGALGVSIERERKLLLLSAVGLAASCVSVSGGIGFIGLVAPHIARQFAGARHRVLLLASMLTGGLLLLLADTLGRCLIPSVEIPVGIVISVLAAPYFLYLLGKQM